The nucleotide sequence CGCATACAACCTTCATACGTGACCTTAATTGTTCACATGTGCATCTGCAGTATTGACTGCTGAACTGCAAAAGTCAACAGACATGCGACACATCCACGTAACCCACAGCTCAGCCTTATACAAACTCTCTTTGAAAACCCCCACAGCCGCGCATTTCTCAACATGCTGCTTGCATTGCACTGTGCGCTGACCTCTGCTGGGCTATAGGTTGTTTAATTAGCATGGAtacaggggaggggggggagtagGCTTACTGCTCCCTGATCTTCTTATGACCCTGAGGCTTGAaggggtgtggggggggagCCCGCCAAGCCTCAACGCCCTCTGCCCCGTAATCCCAGCGGCGGTGCAGAAGGTAGTCAATGGGAGCAGTGGGCGGCGGCAGCCTGGCGGTGGCTGTTATGTAATGAAGTAGGTCACCTCCCAGCCGCGGCTGCTGCTCTATTTCACTGCCTTGACTTTAGGCTTCAGGGGCCGTGATGGCCTCCGCATCCCGATGTCCTGTCTGATCTACATGAAGCTTAAAGTTCTTTACTACTACAGGCTGGTAGAGCGTTATGCAGAGCATGACCGCCAAGGATGGAACATATTCTAGACGGACGATTATGTCATTTATGTTGACAACCATATTTCTCACTAATGTAACATACATTACATGTAACATGATTCCTCCCAGAATCTAAGGTCTTGacattgtttggtttgtttcacCAACAgttagaaaaacaaaccaaatcactACTGTATGTGAAACAGACTCATTTGAGAAGCTGGGAAATAGTTTTTACTTGATGCAGGAGTTATGTAAGAGACGTTTTTGTCTTGCTCACATGTCGTTCTTGCCCGACCACTCAAATCTGAGTTCAGTATAACATTACTGGCAAAACGTAAAATTCAGACCAGAcgaagatctttttttttctgattaagATTTTAGGTTTTTAACCTAAACTCAGAGAAACTGATCTGAATTTGAGTCTGATTCATCAGAGTCTGTCGGGTCTCGAACAGACTAAAGACGCGCCATCCTACGTCCCTCCCCTCTCTGCGACTAAAGCGCCTAACATGCCCGCATTCTACTTGCCTGCTCTGCTGTGACCTGATGAGCTCAGACATGCCCCCACGCTGCCGccgccccccctcccctccatccccGACTTCCCGACATACAAGAGTGGCTCATTTCTGACGGCCTATAAGCATCTCCATCTTAACTTCTGTTTTGACTGGGACTTAGAGGGAAGAAAAAGCCACTACTCCGTGCCATTCTTAGCCAGCCGCTAGCTGCAAACGCTGTCCCGAGCAGATGGGAGTCATTACCGAATGGCAAACACGCTCAATTTACTGCACAGTGCTGCCAGTGCTCCGTCCGTCCCTCTTTCTGATTATCTTAAGTAGACCACTGTCTGAATCTGTCCGTTTCTAGGTTATGTTGACATGCTCATCGTCCTGTGTAATCAACAAGAGATGTAAAAGACACTTAGAATAAATCTATCCAGTGCTCATTTGGAACCACGCAGGCTTCTTGCATCAGATGCTCGTCTGGGTGATGTCATTATTTAAAAGCGTCTCGGACTAGACTGAATTCTGAGCGTCGTCTGCATCTATAAATAAAAGCTCCCACTGGAATCTATTTTTTCTCTTGATTTTGAAACCATGTGTTTGAAGAAGACCTGTCTAGTTTAACAGTATTAGTGCCTGGACGTCGTTCACTGCGTTTCACTTAATCGTTTCCTAATATCCCTGCTGGGGCTTCTCATGCATGTGTAATTATTGGTCTGTGGGTATGCCATGTCAAGGCATGACACAGGCTTTGTATTTACTTACTGTCAAAACAATGAGTGTAATTCTGCTTGAATGAAATCCTGttcccctccacccccccaaTTCCATTCCAATGAGATAATTAGTTCCCTGTCTCATCTGCATCTGAGCAGGaaaacctctcctcctcccccctctttcCCGgaccaccccctcccctctctccctcccccagACTGGCACTGGGCCCTCGGCAGTTTGGGCATCACCACTGTCCCATTATCTGTCTGTGTCCTAATCAGGCTGCTTCAGCTGGCTGACACACTAACTGTGGTTGTGATCCACTCTAAGGACTTTTCTTTGGCCTCATccagaacaacacacagaaggATCACACGCATTTTGTTCCTGGATGCTCTGCGTTGTGGCTGCGGCTAATTTCATTCTCGAttgatctgttttaattttttttgctaAACAGATTATTGATTAATCTATATACTGACAAAGATTGTTCTCTTGCTTATCATTGTCATTTTTCTACCACAAATGTCAGACACTGACTGGGCAGAGCCTCTCAATTGTTACGATTTGCTGTTATTCTTTGTTATTAATGAGTATAaagtttttttaacatttccaaGACTTGAGAAACAATTAACTGGAACCTCGAACAACAAAAACCTGAGTGTGAATGATTATTTAGCAGCCCTGACTGACAACCTGGATGAATACACACAAAGAGTCTCAGTCCAATGCCTTCATCGAGGACCTgacttaataaaagaaaaaaaaattgtgccGTCCTCTGGCAGCACTTTTCCTCTAACACAGAAATCTTATTTTTTCCTCACAGAGGCGGCGCTGCACAGCCTCCTGGGAGCTCTAACCAGCGAGACTTACAACGACCCCACTCAGCATCTAGAGCGGGAGCAGGCACTGGCCAAGCAGTTTGCCGAGATCCTGCACTTCACTTTGCGCTTTGATGAGCTTAAAGTAAGACACTCTTAATTTCTCGGAGCGTCGGTTTCTGCATTTAAACCTCAGACTCACCTTTTACATATTGAAGTAACCTCTGCACTTCTCTCCTGTGATACAGACCCAACCTCTTAGTGCCCTACAAGCTGCTGACGCCCTTGAATTAGGTTCTTGCTCCGTGCAATTTTAAACCACAGCCAGTGAGTGCATAATTAGCATTTAATTAGAGTCCTGATACTGCTCTGCTGTTTATAATACAGTGGATGTCAGTGGAATGGCTAATAAGGGTTACTGCGGGTAAAGAGGTCTGCAAATTGTTTTCATCCTGAGCGTAGTTCTGCATAGTTTagaaagtttttattaaagaaGGAGGAAGACAACATCCAGAAATTAATATTTTGCTGGAATCGGAATGGAGCAGGGATGTCGCTTGAATGCGCATTGTCAAAAACATGAGGCCTCATGATGAGACAGCGGGTGAACTGGTTCCCCTTTACACCCCTACTCCTTAGAAACAAAAACTTACAAAAACACCCCCTGACACCCTGAGGCGATTTGCTGTGATGTCCCAATTAGTGCCCAGTACCCAGGCAAGATAAAAACCCAAAGGTAGGGGGGGGTACAAAGTGGCATGCTAGGCCTTGTCATCAATCTTTCACACCCATACACGGGCTCCTGACCTAGTTAAACTGTCTGTGTGGCGTGCAGCCCGTCTCTTCTGGTGGACACAGTGGACACAGACTGAGCACCAGTCTATTGTCGCAGGATTAGCCTGCTGCCAGTACAGCTTTGAATGTGACATGCTCATACAGGAATGACGATAATTAGCCACAGGATGAGCTCTCACTAGTGGTGACATTTGAAAGAAGCTCTGTGGTtggttgcttttttttttaagaggtCACCGGAGCTCCATATTTGTAGGAAGTGGTGTCAAAAGAAATCAACTGAATTTTGTGGCTTTTGTTTGAGGCTTTCTTTCTCACCTTAGCTCTCCCTAATGAGACCCTTTATACCTTTTATGACGGCTGCGTAATTGTTGACCCTCTTGTCACAAACTATACAGCTGCACAGCCAGACTTTAGAGGGAGGATGACCAAATATTCCCTGACAGGAGGAGCCGGGGATGTGGATGTTAAAGCGGGATGAGTGTCAGAGGATTCAAATTCAGTTCGGCAAATGAAACTGTAATTGTATCAGTGTTCTTTTTATGTCATTTGCCCCCCAAAGCTACATTTCTGCCGTGTTGACTAAAAAATTCTGTCATGATGATGGCGTGTTTGATCCAGAGCTGAATGTCCTacagacatgaagagaaacacTTTCTCGCTCTGTGTGTATTAAAACTcagttctgttgtgtttttgttttgtagatGACAACTCCTGCCATTCAGAATGACTTCAGTTATTATAGGAGGACGCTGAGCCGCATGCGGATCAACAACGTACCGGTGAGCTCATTATGTCCCTCTGCTCTCTGGGTGGCGAGGAGAAAATTCAACTTGGTTAAAGCAGCTAGAATCAATGTTTTGATATCACAGATGGATCAAATGCATGTGTTTGAAAGGAATCTCTCGTGACGATAAACTCAGAGATTTATCAACACAATTCTGCAGTTCACCTCATCTTTATTGAGCGTTTCAGTATCtttcagtttattgttttgattttaaagccTACAACTGTCCTGTTTTTGTTCACTCTCACTGTTTTAGTGTCTGTGTAAGTTTCAAAACCCACTTTACACAACCTGCTCATCATCACTATGACGGATTAGTTAGTGACTAGCAGGTGAAAATAGTGGATTTGTGCATTTGCAGCTAAAGATCCAAATATTTCCGACTGTAGCTCAGGAGGTAGACGTTTGATCCCAGGCTCATCTAGGCTGCATTGCTAAGTGTGAGCATGATGCTGACACCAAAACCCACGGTAAATCTCAGTGATGACCACAAAACATTGAACCTGTTTTCATGTATAACGTCTAATTAAAATGCAAAGTGTTCAGTTGTGTGTGATTTCAAACAGAGGCAGCGTTTCCGTCAACTGTCAAAAGATTCAGCAAAGATgaataatgactttattttaaaactccTCATGTTGAGACGGTCGGTGATTTTGAATTCCTTTAATGTCACAGTGGTGCTGTCCCTGATCAAATTTAAAGATGTGCGTCATCGTGATTTGTCTTAACTCAGACCTGAGCCATCACTTCTCATTATAATCTCAGCACAGTTCAGACTGCATCAGTTGAAAGGCGGCGATGACAAATGAAGTTTTCAGACTGTTTGATCGCCTCAGGAGTCGAGAGGAGTGCGAAGGGAAGCGTCTCTCGACATGAAGTCACAGCCCCACGGGGAGCTTCAGGGAGTTTAAAGCACAAAGTGGGAGGTAGCGGCACGTGGCGGGAGAATCTGATCCCAAATCAGTAGCATGGTCCAAATCCTCTAgagattaaacatttaattcCAGGTCAATGCGGATTCTGTAGACGACACCTTCTGGGATTGAACCCTGGTCTGGACCAAATGAGCGTCTTGGACTAGTTCCAAGCTTTGTTCGTGGtttgaaagagaagcagagctgctgcagagtgagTGGTCacgtgttttcaggtgtgttggtatGGACGGATATTATTTCTGATTAAGAGcaaaaattgaaaatgaaaaagggaGCAGCTCACTCTACGATGTTTAAGTATTATGGGATTATCTTGATCTCTGACATTTACCATTAGGCGAATGGacccagacagacacagacacttgTCGTTAGGACCTGTCACTGTTGAAAGAAGATCGGGCTCAGTCTCACACaacggcagcagcagcgtttTAGTCACCACTCAGACGACTGAATCATTCAGACATCTGAGATGAAACGCATCTGTCCCCGTGGTTATCTCTTTGGGCTTGTGTGTCGTCATCTGTTAAAGCAGGAATTGGTTTTGAAATTGTATTCCTATTCTGTCAGTGCTGAAACAATGAAGGCACAAAATGTtctcatcattttaaatatgcAGACAAATTTAGAACAGACCATTGGAGAGATACCGGTGTTTTCAGTGAAGTGGCAGGATGTGTCAAAACCAGGAGGTGCAGCGGGGTCAGTTCatatcagtgtttttctgtcaggatttcattttaatttaatgactTTCATCTGCGCGGTCCCAGTCGGGCTGAATGGAGACGAGTGTGATGCCAAACAAAGCATCTAGTTTCCAAATAACAGTTTCTTgctccttttttaatttgttttttgttcatttttttttattgctcatTTTAAAAAACCAAATTACAATTTCACATTATCACAGCAAATGGTATCTCAACACTCTGctcagaaagtgaaaaaaaaaaatcgcagTTACACaattatttacacattaaaaaactATTTCCAGGCGGAGGGTGAAAACGAAGTCAACAACGAACTGGCCAATCGGATATCTCTGTTCTACGCCGATGCCACGCCCATGCTGAAGACATTAAGCGACGGCACAACAAAGTTTGTGTCGGAGGTAAGACTGACAGCACAGGAGGAGAGCTTTTTTAAAACCGTCTGTGTGACACTGAGCTCTCACTCCGTTTTTATCTCTCCGTCTTTTTATAGAACAAGAACCTGCCTATTGAGAACACGACAGTGTGCTTAAGCACAATGGCGACCGTGTGTAAAGTCATGTTGGAAACACCGTGAGTGACTTTAATGTTGACAGAGCTGTTTCCCCTCCTGTTCTTTACCTTCGTGGATGTAATCCCTCGCTCATGTCCTGACAGGGAGTACCGCAGCCGATTCGCCAGCGAAGAGACCGTGTCTTTCTGCCTGCGCGTCATGGTCGGGGTCATCATCTTGTACGACTACGTCCATCCCGTAGGAGCCTTCGCCAAGTCATCGAAAATCGATGTGAGTACTGCCATGGTCGTTCCATCTTTCCTCCTCCCGGCTGACTCTGACTCTAACAGTGTATTTCTGGTCCTCAGATGAAAGGCTGCATCAAAGTCCTCAGAGAACAGCCTCCGAACAGTGTAGAAGGCCTTCTCAACGCTCTCAGGTAAACTTCCCCTCTGCAGCTCATTGAGAAAGAGACGGCTGCTCATGCTGAGTTAGATGATATTAGTTCATGAGCAGCAGACAGACCTCTGGGTTTATTTCACCCTCGCCTCCAGCGCAGGACTCATTCTCTGCTCAGTCCACCGGGGACTTGGTCAGCTGTGGGTTGGGTGTCGAAGCCTCTCCAGAGAGGCCAATTACATCTGACACCTCCTCCCCTCGTAGTCGTCCGAATTCTACCCGCCTGGGCCAACACTCACAGCTGTTTGAGCTGACGGGGCCGTGTCTGTGTCGACCTCACATCTGTATCTGCCCCTGTACCGGAGGCAAGAGGCGGGCGAGCACTACACGGTCGCATGAGGTCATTCTCATCCAAAAGCTGCCGGATTTTCTTTCAGAGCTCTGATGACAAATTATTCTAGATGTACACACTGGTGgaaagtaacaaagtacatttcaaGTGCAGCTTTGACAGACTTTTACTTTACACGGGTTTTCTTCAGGGTTATAAAACGTCTTAAATACACTGAAATATCATGTACTATgtcttaaaaacattttggctggtcTGCATTATGTCGTCCTTCATTTAACTCTAGTTCCACTTCTTTGGTGGAATGTATGGTTTGTTTTAATACGTATCCTCCagtaatgctgctaactaacagatTGTTCTGTGgcagaggaaattaaaacaTCTGACACCTTCTACCGTTTGTTGAAATACATGATTCAGTCACTGATAGTTTCTCCTGTCGCTGCAGGTACACAACCAAGCATCTGAATGATGAATCAACCAACAAGACTATCAAGAGCATGCTGCAGTAGGACTGAGCCGCTGCGACTGCTTGCCTCACACCCTGCTGGGGGGAGACGCCACTCTCCTGACTGATGTCGGTGCacagaatgtttgttttttcttttaaagagctACAGCTCCGCCCTTTTTTTATATTGCAAAATGCTACTGCCATTATGAAACGTCTTTTTCTGTGCCAAAAAGATGTCGCTGTGATGTTTTCGATAAAAAGGCCATGCAACAATGGCAGCTAATGAAAACATTGCGGAACCtctggtgtttttaaaaatgtcttgttttttttccctatttAAGGGACGGGGGAGCTTTGACTTGAaaatttaaaagagagagatatATAGAGaagtatatattatttttgtttgattcgTTATTTAATATTACATCTTCTGCATGAtgaaaattgtctttttttttccttgtatttaaaaaaactaatggTTCAGTTTAATTTGTCTGCTCTATTGTgcattattaaatgttttgttattgAAATGGTACTTGTCAAAATGAGATTAAGAGTACTGttcttatatttttttataggTTTTAATTTGTGCATATGACTTTTTCTCAtagttgtgttgtatttttcatttgaaaactttCAAACTGTGATGTGtgcaaaatcaaaatcaaattagGAGCGTGTACTGTACATGGACAGTATGTTGTGGCTGGAGACATTAAAAAGAGAACTCTTGTTTTCTACAATCCCCTCGTCAGGTTTGATCTGTTCTCACGTTAATGTCGTCAGATGttttactgtagttttctttttttccctcacgtGATAATTAGTGAGAGACACCCTCTTGTGCTCGATCATAAAAAAGGGGCAGCGAGGAACGTTTTAGATCTCGCAGCTTGATTAAAACGAACCCAGTGACACAGGACGAGCTTCACTaccttaaagggacagtttgACACTCTTTTCATGTTCTAGtgagatttagatgaaaagCAGCTCCTTTGTCTGTTTAAATCTAAAggttttaaaatattcattattCCTCCTGCATCTGTGGCAAATTTGTTTCaagtacaaatattttaatttgaacaatGACTCCTATCCATAATAAAAAAGTTCTGCAGGGGTGATGGGAACTTACTTggataaaaatgaatataatcTAAAGACAAATTCAGGCTGGTGCCCAAGAGTGAGCCATCAGTAGCACCCCGCCCTGAcgtcacccattggtttgtaagctgctgttttaagaTCTCGCCAGTTTGATTCTGACATTATGAAAGACttattaaataaagtaaaaaataaaacaagtgataTTTTCTCTCTAAATTCAAGCATTTTGCTTcatgtgcttttcatttgagCCATGTTCTCTTTGCCTTTAATGACCAGTCAATGTCTACTGTGCTTAACGgctcaataaaaacaatcacatgATGAAGTAGTTGTCTCCCTTTAATAAtaacgataataataatttaaaaaaacgctTTTCTGGGATCCATCGTTCCTTCTTTCCACATTTAATATCTTTTCTGTTGTGTTCAGTAAAACTGGGAAAGTGaattctcctttcctttcactCTCACGTCTTTAAcctttcagtgtttttcctccttccaGCAGTGCTTCAGTGTGAGGAGGGAAGTTTCCGCTGGGTGGGCACTGCAGCACTCCGAGCATCGCGCTGGAAAACTTCTCAGGgtcaaggagagagagacaaggaggcagcagagtgtGCATGGGTGTGTCCTCTGCAGCATCACTGCACTAACAGACAGGGtagaggaaggagaggggaggaaataAAGTGCTTTAATGTTGGGTGGGTTTTAAAGTCCTTGAGGGAGAGGGTGGGTAAAAACTGGAAACTGCTGCCCGTAGCTTCTGTTGCATGAATGCAGCTTTTGCGTGGTTGTGGAGCATGCAGCTgcctgtgtgtcactgtgacatcttCTCAGTGGGCAGCGGCATCCTTGTTCCGCAACGGCTGATCTCCCACTGTGACCCGATGCACAAGCACTCACTCATCCTGCATCGTCTTCTTCAGTCGTCCGCTTCTTCTCAGGTGCTCTGCTTTATCATGCGTGAAAATTATGACAAAAAAATGCAGTTTGCAGGCGTGGCTGgatcaaaaaaacaagaaaatccaACCTCCCAAACTGCACTTTGAAACCCAGCTTCTGTCATTGAGTGATCTTGAAAGTTTCTGCGTTCATCCTGAAGCCTGATTTGCAGCAAATAgtattttaaaaagacagagagttGGTACAGGGGAAGAAAAATaacttatatatatacttatCTCATATTTGACTTTCTAGCAGACATTAACTGGTGCATACATGTGCATTTAGTGTTTTTATTGATATGTAATTTCTATTGTTGCAAAGGTTAAGTGGAGGACAGATgcagcacagaaaaaaagacagaagctTCAGCGCTGCAGCGTTTCAAAGCTTCCAGAATATCAATCAGTCTAAATTTGACCTTGAGGATTTTCAGGTGAATTTCCTGATGTTTGTCACACTCTCGCTCTGAGGACGTTAACGCTGCACGATGTTTGTTGAGTGACTCTTATGACGACTGAAGTGAAGACGTGAAGAGTAGAAGAACACGAGGAGAACGGAAATAATTAGAAGCATCTATCTTTTTGCAGGACAAACCCGCCTCCTCTCTCTGACAATAACAAGGCCCTTTTCTTGAATATACCGAGTTCGGGTTATGTTCCTGTCACGTCGCTCCACAGTTTGACATTTGGAGTATTATGTGCCACAGTGAACTGGCACAACTGTCAGTTATTTCTGAGTAAAGAGTTTCTCCAAAAACCCCAGAGGTGCCTGAGAACTGAGCTCTGTCCATA is from Paralichthys olivaceus isolate ysfri-2021 chromosome 17, ASM2471397v2, whole genome shotgun sequence and encodes:
- the fam49bb gene encoding CYFIP-related Rac1 interactor B encodes the protein MGNLLKVLTCTDLEQEPNFFLDFENAQPTDAEREVWDQVDVVLKDAKGILDELQAYKGAGQEIREAIQNPNDEALQDQAWAAVVPLVGKLKKFYQFSQRLEAALHSLLGALTSETYNDPTQHLEREQALAKQFAEILHFTLRFDELKMTTPAIQNDFSYYRRTLSRMRINNVPAEGENEVNNELANRISLFYADATPMLKTLSDGTTKFVSENKNLPIENTTVCLSTMATVCKVMLETPEYRSRFASEETVSFCLRVMVGVIILYDYVHPVGAFAKSSKIDMKGCIKVLREQPPNSVEGLLNALRYTTKHLNDESTNKTIKSMLQ